The sequence below is a genomic window from Lytechinus pictus isolate F3 Inbred chromosome 6, Lp3.0, whole genome shotgun sequence.
gaaattgttaaattccagttaaaaccaattgaaaccagttgaaaccaattgaaaccaattgaaaccagttggaaatccaactggtttcaattggattttggtcctgggttatGAGGAattgttttgttaatttttttctctcctaaCCACTTATTTTTGGGAAGtaatcaaaatataacagatatCATTCATATTTATTAGGGACACTCATAAAATATCCTGAGTATAACttggaaaaattacatttcatgttGACTGggcaagaggggggggggggggcaatggggCATGTGTCCATAATTTTCCCTGTGCGTCTGTCCCTTTGATCCATTGCAGGCATATTTTTCAGGAACTGAGTCCTTTGTATATTCCCCCGAAACAATTCATCGACATGTTTTCATTCACTTCTTTCCCAAGCAGAATAACTCCAAGTACAGGTCTTCATCTAGCTCAGCCCGTTGTGGCCTGTGGAACTCCGTTTGCAACGCTCAGTCCATCCATCTTCTACAACAGTCTAAGTCGGGGTATCATTACGAAGCATTGTGGGAAGGATCTCGTCATTACGGACGCAAGGTGTATGCCGGGTATGGAAGGAGGAGGGCTGTTTGTACAAAGGTATGGTTGGCCTTCCATACAATGCCACAGCTAAATTGAACAGCGCCCCCTCAAGACCTAAACTATCTCATCACAACTCTCCATTCTTTACCAGGATGcaacattattatttataaaacgAGGTCAAGGTTGTAGCCAGTAGCGTGTGCACGTGCAGGTCAAGTCTTCATGCTTTAATTGCCTGCAACCTCTGGGCCTTACATTTTTCGTGCAGCACTGTGCATTTTGTGCGCATCATTTGACCCATAGCGCTTATAAACTGGGACGCTATCAGAAATATATGCATTCTTTCAAAGAAAGGGCTATATGGCAAGGATTTTGATGCACTTAGACATGCATACTAGATATGCCTGTTATATCATAATAGAAAGCTGTTGTGATCTCTTCATCCATGCGATCCTCAAAAATTTGGAGAGACTAGAACCTTTCCACTACAGATTTATACTGCCAACCcatttttataaaacaaataatgcacattttcatatttttgcataATTTCTATAATATAGTTCAGTTACTTATATACTCACTACAGTGAtgcataatttccttcatacCTTTACAACATTGATAACACAATATTTACCACAAAATTGAATGCTTTTTAAATGCACGTTTCCCagcatttttgtttttctgatagTGATTAAAAAGTACTAATATGTTTTAGTCCaaaattcatgatatttttctcattctttGTTGAAAGGTTTTATTTATCAAGGCTATTCTGGTAGTTGGCCTGTGGCAGAGTATTCATTGAATTAGGTATCAATGGTGCACCTATAGAAGGCTAAAATGTAAAGAAATTTCAGAAGAACAATTGTCATCATCttcaaaattatttcagtgTGCAAAGAGTTAAGTACCCATCTAAACCAATAGTCGGCTCTTGAAATTACCCACATGACATAGCTGAGTGATAAGTAGGCTTTTGTGAGTACttggccctgtcttacaaagagttacgattgatctgaccagcctcaagtatatggaaatccatccataccataatttttttctacaggaaatttgcacaatgtcctaagtaaacaaagagaatcacactgaatcttcaagagaacaatgaatgtatgaatataggcctacaccatatcttgaacaaatttgcattttagatgttgacgttgctggccgtccatagctgtggttgattggatcaatcacaactctttgtttgtaagacgggcccctggtattAGCCATCAGGGACTTTTCACAAAACGGCGCGAAATGAATCGCagcaaatgcattgaaaatgcaagtcaaatcctAATTGAAGGCTTTGTCGAGATTCTGTAAATCGAAATAGCAGTTTTGTCTTATGTTTGAgagattacaaaaaattgcaaatatgttagTTGAATCAGAAATGGGGGTTCCCGTGCACTCTCAGAATACGATCAATTTTTTCAAccaacttttttgtattttcaatgtgtctagttaatgaatcttgatgttcTCTTTGCCAAATTGTGTCCCATGGCGTTCAAAATTGGCAATTTTGGCGTCCATCTtgcatttttcatgaaaatcaatcatttaaatattttttgcacaGACAATGGGAACCCCCATTTCTGAATAGACCATGTTGTCCATTTGGTCCCAGTGCAAGGTCCAGCCCTTGGTCTAATGGGGGTCTAACCACCACTTGGGCTGATATGTACTTGTCCGATCAATGACTCCTTTACAGATATTTAGCTGCCATGATTGTATCTCCTCTGTGTTGGAAAGCCAATGAGTGGATTGGCCTGACTCTTGCTTGTTCTATgacagccatcttggattcccTTGAAGGAATGACCTCCATTGACCTTTCGAGAATAAGGTCGACAAACTTTGGAAACAGCAGTCATCATGCGCATCGTAGTAACACAGGTAAgagcatttacatgtacagaTTGTAGTTGGTCGTTAGTAGTGTTGGGTCTGAGACGAGACGGACTGAATCCAAGACAATGATCTCGATGACCAAGACAGATACAATGATAACAGAGACAGAGAACCCTGTACCCACAATTAGCCAAAACAAAGACAATAATTTGACAAgattttgccataaaaaactctggaaaaatttttgccagagtttttttaatgtgtaattttcCATGGCATAAATTTGTTTGCCAAAGTTTTGGTTTATTTGACagagttttttatggcaaaagttttatgcaatgggcccCTGGACGAGAAATACCTAATTTCCCCTGTAAATTGCCAGCCCTAGACAGGGATCAAATGGTTGTCTATTGAGATTACCTTCATTATAGTTTTTAATTTTGTGGAAGGTAATGCCTCAAGAATAAGAGTTATTTATTTCTTGTGTTTTCCAATAATAGAATTGTGCTCGGGGCATTTCTATAGCCTATTTCGAATGCAAGTTAGAACATTtagtaagggggggggggtaatgtcTAATGCAAAAGGATGTGTCTTAAATTACCtacattctttcttttcattatgTGAAGCTAATGCCTCAAGAGTAACAGAAATGTATTCCtgttgtttttcattttcttgtgcATGGTAGAAACATGTCCGAAGCATTTTCAGAGCGTAGTTCTGTTGCGAGTCGGAACAGTGTGGGGGTCAGGGGTCATCATTGACGCAAACGAAGGGCTCATCCTGACATGTCGACATGTAGTGAAGAGTTCAGGTCAAAACCAAGGTGAGATtaatctcgttttttttttatcagggaGTAGCCATGATAGGCCAATGGCTTTGTAATACTCCTTCCCATCCAATTCattactttaaacattttttaaaagtttgcaTAAATTGTatgattggtttttttttaaatgctatTCACAAACCATGGCTACTCAGGGAGTATCCATGATAGGCCGATGGCTTTTTAATACTCCTTCCCATCCAATCCattactttaaacattttttatttctttatttgcataaattgtatgaatgttttttttttatgctatTCACAAACCATGTGATTCGTTTAATTCTTGATGCATCGTGTCggtttattttttgtcattagTGGGTGTGAAAGTTGCCTCTGGCCCATGGATGAAAGCAAGTGTTCTACATACAAACTCAGCGACCTCACCAATTGACCTTGCTAttgttaaggtcaaaggtcaacttgATACCGCTTCCTCCATTAGCATCAGAATGGGTTCTGACTATCAAGAAGGTAAATTGAATGGAGAATAGTTGATGATTTGATTTTAGTCCACTATCATTTCTCTCAAGTTcagtaaatgttttttattgcttctgCCTGCTGTAGGTGGCTGCcagaaattttcattttctgtttgTATGTCCAAACGTCTGTCCATCCTTCCTAGTTTCATCCTCATGATGACCAAAGAATGGTTTgacagaccatggacctatgaaaagatggacgattaacgcgagcatttctttgatcCAATGAGAGTCACCGTCACCGTCACCTGGTTATGCGCATCTTAAtaagaacatacaggtgttgtaacaatagcaattaccatgactaccaagggtatctgatcactcaaagacggaacagtttcccGGTCCTGATTTTTGTCGGCTGATACCCTCTTTCAGTCAACATGCTTCATATATGGAGCAGCAAatttgagaagcagacgatttgggtgatataaaatatgatattattcgatccgctaactacGGTACCGCTCACTCATAcggacctcaataacattgagagATATACGATCTATACATGTTATGTGCCACatatatctggaatattatggagaaaattgaattttaaatggtaaacaatcaatcacaatattgcctcaatattaaaatatgcagacatttccccaaataaaacacatggaactaagattaccaaaggtaaacaaaaacaaaaactgcacatcgattttgcattatttcattgatttattatcaactgcgcatataatttgtgaaatataaatgtccaatcacgaactgcttcagtcccttctcacggtgacgatcataggaccaaagaagactagtatgaagagaatgttaatCAGATGACATTGAcagtcacctgttagtgaaatcattatctaagcgatgaatgtccatctctccATAGGTCCATGGACAGACCAACTTCAAACTTGTTCCAAATATGCATATAAGAGTGATGAAGTTAAGTTTGTTTTTGGGGTACGAAAGCCAAAGTTCACAGAGGTCATGATATACCTGAAAGTATCTTGTTATTGTGATGAATGGAGAACCGTTTGAAGGGTCATCTTCCGACTTGGTTCATGTATGCACGATGATATGATTAGGATCGGTctggaggtcaaaggtcatggtgGTCATTTTATACCTGAAAATATCTCTTTCTCACAATAACCTGTGGACTGTTTGAGAGATCAATTTTCAAACTTGGCTCATATATGCATACGTGAGTGGGAATGATCTGATCAGATTTTGAGGTTACAAGATCAAATGTCATATTAATAAtactcattttttctttctcaggATCTCGGGTATATGCTGTAGGATTCCCTCTCTTTGATCCCAGCCAAAGTTCAACGCCCTCCGTGACTGCAGGGGTCGTGTCAAAGGTCATCACAATCAACCAGCAACCAATCATGATCCAGGTATCAAAAAAttgtatcatgttcatgatgttcATAAGTTGCGCTCCATATGATTTGTGTTGACAAAGTTATGTACCGGTATTCACGTTGTGCGTTGACTCGGTCACAGTTAATTCAACTCATCCCaacgatattgttcaaactttcacccatcaacttgtctgatttttctttttcctctaaaatgAAGTTTTATTTGGGATGGATTCCCCTCTAAACAGATTTAcatgtcattattatttatcttttcCTTTCTCATTCTCAGTCTAGCTGTGCTGTTCATGCTGGAGCAAGTGGGGGCGCCCTGTTATGTGCAAAGACCGGGAATCTCGTCGGCATTATTGCAAGCAACTCAAGGTGTGTATTGTAGTCTAAATCAATGATACATTTGTATAGCACAGCcactatacagtgcatcccacaaaaaaggaaaccgggattcccatgtcttttgaattcaaaagcaaataaattatgataacTCATTGACAATCATATAATTCTaatattttgatacctaatatgagaCAAACACTTCatgcattaatgagcaagacgagtgTCAAATTTTAATGTCGAAACCAGATTTcgcagaaaaatttgacaagattggttcgtgatACGATGACCGTGTATATTCGATGATTGGCCCAttagtatttcttttgtattctttgttaagcttctctcactgatccctgaaatgagagtggattcagattcacacgtaATTTTCTtcgcaaatcgtttctgatatgcCCCAATATTTATTGCTAGTAATCTGTCATGCATCAACGATTTGCTAAACtagagaatttgaatttgacatACATGACAAGGACAGACTGAGTACGTATATGAATATACAAAAAAGCCATATCTGTGATAGTTTATTGGAgtaaatcatgatttgaatttattccaacgaaacattttttgtttatgCTTAGTTCCTACTgtgtgttattaatattatcaatgttACATGATATTCTGTCAAAACATTTCTTGTTATGCAtggtgaaaaatgaaacaaacaattATGCACTCGACCCAGGCGAGGTGAATGGGtgcccggcaggattaattccttgaatgcacgagcgcTGAAAGGAAGCtagagctaaagccagggtaataataataacaatgcacctcggaatagattgtttctagatagatggcgctatacaaatgccattattattattatattattaataataatgcacctcggaatagattgtttctagatagatggcgctatacaaatacctattattattagtattattaatgAAGCtgcatttattgatattttcccCCTTACAGAGATAGTGAGAGTGGGGCCTCCTTCCCTCATGTTAATTTCAGTATACCAGTCGACTGTTTCAGATATGCAATACAGCAGTTCATCAACACAAAAGGTATGAAAGTAAATAAGATAGTGAGAATAGGATCTAACTCCTCATATCAATCCTAATATACTTGTAGGGTACTTTTAGATGATGTGAATCAGTATGCCATGCACTATAGATAATGAGAATGGGGTATAGCTCCTTTGATAGTGTTCTTGTGGAGATGTTCTTAGACA
It includes:
- the LOC129262908 gene encoding peroxisomal leader peptide-processing protease-like isoform X3; the protein is MERWLGNKVMKFPEKEDYPVCLVACKSNEQPLSPEKRYQSPQTSTSSSASHKNDGRSLQDFSSQVGASGVVIDHQNGLVITTALPFTEYIPSEHGGINDHQTNSEFDGSADHYSSNEFKNLSVSVIFQSRAKKEKEEGCGLQSSVHRAATPHRPSANKVFSALRQPTDRAPSHVDDKATDSFEVYDARVLLLWKCKSFHDEVQTLMPVADGWELDYGDKRGEIGSSSHLDSSKDVVADGEAETRKENFLSWFALIQFKGGSQMSAQAPIKITPSTGLHLAQPVVACGTPFATLSPSIFYNSLSRGIITKHCGKDLVITDARCMPGMEGGGLFVQRYLAAMIVSPLCWKANEWIGLTLACSMTAILDSLEGMTSIDLSRIRSTNFGNSSHHAHRSNTETCPKHFQSVVLLRVGTVWGSGVIIDANEGLILTCRHVVKSSGQNQVGVKVASGPWMKASVLHTNSATSPIDLAIVKVKGQLDTASSISIRMGSDYQEGSRVYAVGFPLFDPSQSSTPSVTAGVVSKVITINQQPIMIQSSCAVHAGASGGALLCAKTGNLVGIIASNSRDSESGASFPHVNFSIPVDCFRYAIQQFINTKDPSWFKELETTDERIKSVWALEETGTYTKRLPSKL
- the LOC129262908 gene encoding peroxisomal leader peptide-processing protease-like isoform X5 is translated as MKFPEKEDYPVCLVACKSNEQPLSPEKRYQSPQTSTSSSASHKNDGRSLQDFSSQVGASGVVIDHQNGLVITTALPFTEYIPSEHGGINDHQTNSEFDGSADHYSSNEFKNLSVSVIFQSRAKKEKEEGCGLQSSVHRAATPHRPSANKVFSALRQPTDRAPSHVDDKATDSFEVYDARVLLLWKCKSFHDEVQTLMPVADGWELDYGDKRGEIGSSSHLDSSKDVVADGEAETRKENFLSWFALIQFKGGSQMSAQAPIKITPSTGLHLAQPVVACGTPFATLSPSIFYNSLSRGIITKHCGKDLVITDARCMPGMEGGGLFVQRYLAAMIVSPLCWKANEWIGLTLACSMTAILDSLEGMTSIDLSRIRSTNFGNSSHHAHRSNTETCPKHFQSVVLLRVGTVWGSGVIIDANEGLILTCRHVVKSSGQNQVGVKVASGPWMKASVLHTNSATSPIDLAIVKVKGQLDTASSISIRMGSDYQEGSRVYAVGFPLFDPSQSSTPSVTAGVVSKVITINQQPIMIQSSCAVHAGASGGALLCAKTGNLVGIIASNSRDSESGASFPHVNFSIPVDCFRYAIQQFINTKDPSWFKELETTDERIKSVWALEETGTYTKRLPSKL
- the LOC129262908 gene encoding peroxisomal leader peptide-processing protease-like isoform X2, translated to MIRRLTTDICSTAVSYRISWFFSGNWLGNKVMKFPEKEDYPVCLVACKSNEQPLSPEKRYQSPQTSTSSSASHKNDGRSLQDFSSQVGASGVVIDHQNGLVITTALPFTEYIPSEHGGINDHQTNSEFDGSADHYSSNEFKNLSVSVIFQSRAKKEKEEGCGLQSSVHRAATPHRPSANKVFSALRQPTDRAPSHVDDKATDSFEVYDARVLLLWKCKSFHDEVQTLMPVADGWELDYGDKRGEIGSSSHLDSSKDVVADGEAETRKENFLSWFALIQFKGGSQMSAQAPIKITPSTGLHLAQPVVACGTPFATLSPSIFYNSLSRGIITKHCGKDLVITDARCMPGMEGGGLFVQRYLAAMIVSPLCWKANEWIGLTLACSMTAILDSLEGMTSIDLSRIRSTNFGNSSHHAHRSNTETCPKHFQSVVLLRVGTVWGSGVIIDANEGLILTCRHVVKSSGQNQVGVKVASGPWMKASVLHTNSATSPIDLAIVKVKGQLDTASSISIRMGSDYQEGSRVYAVGFPLFDPSQSSTPSVTAGVVSKVITINQQPIMIQSSCAVHAGASGGALLCAKTGNLVGIIASNSRDSESGASFPHVNFSIPVDCFRYAIQQFINTKDPSWFKELETTDERIKSVWALEETGTYTKRLPSKL
- the LOC129262908 gene encoding peroxisomal leader peptide-processing protease-like isoform X4 → MLGNKVMKFPEKEDYPVCLVACKSNEQPLSPEKRYQSPQTSTSSSASHKNDGRSLQDFSSQVGASGVVIDHQNGLVITTALPFTEYIPSEHGGINDHQTNSEFDGSADHYSSNEFKNLSVSVIFQSRAKKEKEEGCGLQSSVHRAATPHRPSANKVFSALRQPTDRAPSHVDDKATDSFEVYDARVLLLWKCKSFHDEVQTLMPVADGWELDYGDKRGEIGSSSHLDSSKDVVADGEAETRKENFLSWFALIQFKGGSQMSAQAPIKITPSTGLHLAQPVVACGTPFATLSPSIFYNSLSRGIITKHCGKDLVITDARCMPGMEGGGLFVQRYLAAMIVSPLCWKANEWIGLTLACSMTAILDSLEGMTSIDLSRIRSTNFGNSSHHAHRSNTETCPKHFQSVVLLRVGTVWGSGVIIDANEGLILTCRHVVKSSGQNQVGVKVASGPWMKASVLHTNSATSPIDLAIVKVKGQLDTASSISIRMGSDYQEGSRVYAVGFPLFDPSQSSTPSVTAGVVSKVITINQQPIMIQSSCAVHAGASGGALLCAKTGNLVGIIASNSRDSESGASFPHVNFSIPVDCFRYAIQQFINTKDPSWFKELETTDERIKSVWALEETGTYTKRLPSKL
- the LOC129262908 gene encoding peroxisomal leader peptide-processing protease-like isoform X1, which codes for MQGQGPGQGPAPAAPGPFHKTIRNNGMLGNKVMKFPEKEDYPVCLVACKSNEQPLSPEKRYQSPQTSTSSSASHKNDGRSLQDFSSQVGASGVVIDHQNGLVITTALPFTEYIPSEHGGINDHQTNSEFDGSADHYSSNEFKNLSVSVIFQSRAKKEKEEGCGLQSSVHRAATPHRPSANKVFSALRQPTDRAPSHVDDKATDSFEVYDARVLLLWKCKSFHDEVQTLMPVADGWELDYGDKRGEIGSSSHLDSSKDVVADGEAETRKENFLSWFALIQFKGGSQMSAQAPIKITPSTGLHLAQPVVACGTPFATLSPSIFYNSLSRGIITKHCGKDLVITDARCMPGMEGGGLFVQRYLAAMIVSPLCWKANEWIGLTLACSMTAILDSLEGMTSIDLSRIRSTNFGNSSHHAHRSNTETCPKHFQSVVLLRVGTVWGSGVIIDANEGLILTCRHVVKSSGQNQVGVKVASGPWMKASVLHTNSATSPIDLAIVKVKGQLDTASSISIRMGSDYQEGSRVYAVGFPLFDPSQSSTPSVTAGVVSKVITINQQPIMIQSSCAVHAGASGGALLCAKTGNLVGIIASNSRDSESGASFPHVNFSIPVDCFRYAIQQFINTKDPSWFKELETTDERIKSVWALEETGTYTKRLPSKL